A part of Aegilops tauschii subsp. strangulata cultivar AL8/78 chromosome 2, Aet v6.0, whole genome shotgun sequence genomic DNA contains:
- the LOC109774285 gene encoding uncharacterized protein: MAISLTQYEHHLRLQRHKIIGIDLEYNNEPEVMQKPALVQLSVGKTRSVLLFQLSVAERCTIFDNFLADPRYTFVGFSIDGDKTRLERINLEVANFVDIQKEWRVPEATKELDSLANISGMLIDDYYNNMKKIIDDEHKRWATLPLSMSHIEYAAKDAYAAYKIWNRITLTQDGLRRAKLEKEEPPKKHARRSWGWGDATW; the protein is encoded by the coding sequence ATGGCGATCTCCCTCACGCAGTACGAACACCACCTCAGGCTCCAGCGCCACAAGATCATCGGGATTGATCTCGAGTACAACAACGAGCCTGAAGTGATGCAGAAACCCGCCCTCGTCCAACTCTCCGTCGGCAAGACTCGGTCGGTGCTGCTCTTCCAACTGAGCGTCGCTGAAAGGTGCACCATCTTCGACAACTTCCTTGCCGACCCTAGGTACACCTTTGTTGGCTTCTCCATCGACGGTGACAAAACCAGGCTAGAGCGCATCAATCTGGAGGTCGCCAACTTCGTCGACATCCAGAAGGAGTGGAGGGTGCCCGAGGCAACCAAGGAGTTGGACTCCCTTGCAAACATCTCCGGCATGCTCATCGACGACTACTACAACAACATGAAGAAGATCATCGACGATGAACACAAGCGCTGGGCCACCCTGCCTCTGTCCATGAGTCACATCGAGTACGCGGCAAAGGACGCCTACGCAGCGTACAAGATATGGAACCGCATCACCCTCACCCAGGATGGGCTTCGCCGTGCAAAGCTAGAGAAGGAGGAACCCCCCAAGAAGCACGCCAGGAGAAGCTGGGGATGGGGAGACGCTACCTGGTGA